The following coding sequences are from one Melanotaenia boesemani isolate fMelBoe1 chromosome 19, fMelBoe1.pri, whole genome shotgun sequence window:
- the LOC121629698 gene encoding uncharacterized protein LOC121629698 isoform X2, with protein sequence MAASLRVVLGVDNAAKLTLPRGIPVSVEDLMEEIKRQFSLPGNFRLQYRDIDFDNEFINLTDISEIKDKSTVKVIQLTPESDTTTYQPLSQCLDESSVSTASDTDILSSSESTSSVSLRSQLWPQNFPIPQFNYEVQIQLEKANKAFLDSGTLLSPSPKLKSDILDGLASEIVKYKVYPSSAEFDDVARALITKYPALKEQGSVTGFYGWKISLKYKMANYRTRLRNIGCPELSINSVKEKRGATGQSPNQVKKPKKAEVNFCPDYPAGETRESLEKEREELTLEVKKRNNYQLINYKMEKSFAHRRREVVEDMPFIAEFKKRWPALFSEYQVNAEFTRITTIPLLSTFMAQLDHYSDKLLAVFKKKGGAAGRRINLTMVAMDQNLTIEVRRECILKALRIYLNEEPESLVRTHMDADVEAEREMQKVVLGIYAVKREGAEQADPYADVGILVEGCTVLQDLREVANGCAVLFGLIYCLNLSYPKDLRYTFEFLQKVVMGLDGKKLSNKVQVLKNKLHE encoded by the exons ATGGCTGCATCACTGAGAGTTGTACTTGGTGTTGACAATGCAGCAAAACTGACTTTGCCAAGGGGGATTCCAGTTTCAGTAGAAGATCTAATGGAAGAAATTAAAAGACAATTCAGCTTGCCTGGCAATTTCAGACTGCAGTACAGAGACATTGACTTCGATAATGAGTTTATCAACTTGACAGACATCTCAGAAATCAAAGACAAGAGCACTGTGAAAGTCATTCAATTAACACCTGAGTCAGACACCACCACATACCAACCTCTTTCACAGTGTTTAGATGAAAGTTCTGTGTCCACAGCATCAGACACGGATATACTTTCCTCCTCTGAATCTACATCTTCAGTTTCACTGAGGTCACAGCTGTGGCCGCAAAATTTCCCGATACCTCAGTTTAATTATGAGGTACAAATTCAATTGGAAAAGGCCAATAAAGCCTTCCTTGACAGTGGTACACTTCTAAGTCCAAGTCCCAAACTGAAGTCAGATATACTTGATGGTTTGGCATCAGAAAtagtaaaatataaagtttaTCCATCAAGTGCAGAGTTTGATGACGTCGCCCGGGCCCTGATAACCAAGTATCCTGCTTTAAAGGAGCAGGGTTCAGTTACAGGCTTCTATGGATGGAAGATTAGTTTAAAGTATAAAATGGCAAACTACCGCACAAGACTGAGAAACATTGGTTGCCCAGAGTTGAGCATCAATAGTGTCAAAGAAAAGCGAGGTGCCACGGGTCAAAGTCCAAACCAGGTGAAGAAGCCAAAAAAAGCAGAGGTCAACTTCTGCCCTGATTACCCAGCAGGTGAAACCAGAGAAAGCCTTGAAAAAGAAAGGGAAGAACTTACACTTGAGGTAAAGAAGAGGAACAACTACCAGCTAATCAACTACAAGATGGAGAAAAGCTTCGCCCATAGGAGACGAGAAGTAGTTGAAGATATGCCCTTCATCGCAGAGTTTAAGAAGAGATGGCCAGCTCTGTTTTCCGAGTATCAG GTAAATGCAGAGTTTACCCGAATTACCACCATTCCTTTGCTGTCAACCTTCATGGCTCAACTGGATCATTACTCTGACAAACTGTTGGCAGTCTTCAAAAAGAAGGGAGGAGCAGCAGGACGCAGGATTAACCTGACCATGGTAGCCATGGACCAG AATCTGACCATTGAAGTAAGACGCGAGTGCATTCTGAAAGCCTTACGCATCTACTTGAATGAAGAACCTGAGAGCCTTGTAAGGACCCATATG GATGCTGATGTTGAGGCAGAGCGAGAAATGCAGAAAGTTGTTTTGGGCATCTACGCTGTGAAAAGAGAGGGAGCAGAGCAAGCAGATCCATACGCGGATGTTGGCATCCTTGTTGAGGGATGTACAGTGCTTCAAGACCTGAGGGAGGTGGCAAATGGCTGCGCAGTGCTGTTTGGCTTGATTTACTGTTTAAACTTGAGCTATCCCAAGGACCTTCGATACACTTTTGAGTTTCTTCAAAAAGTGGTGATGGGATTGGATGGGAAAAAGCTCTCAAATAAGGTTCAAGTCCTCAAAAACAAACTGCATGAGTAA
- the LOC121629698 gene encoding uncharacterized protein LOC121629698 isoform X1, with product MSVETIVPEKIGCGCGDVNSARSLCPQAQVSDIQTQEVKTGVFEQRTKEVHQLHVKSAQEKGISCFGNKHNMAASLRVVLGVDNAAKLTLPRGIPVSVEDLMEEIKRQFSLPGNFRLQYRDIDFDNEFINLTDISEIKDKSTVKVIQLTPESDTTTYQPLSQCLDESSVSTASDTDILSSSESTSSVSLRSQLWPQNFPIPQFNYEVQIQLEKANKAFLDSGTLLSPSPKLKSDILDGLASEIVKYKVYPSSAEFDDVARALITKYPALKEQGSVTGFYGWKISLKYKMANYRTRLRNIGCPELSINSVKEKRGATGQSPNQVKKPKKAEVNFCPDYPAGETRESLEKEREELTLEVKKRNNYQLINYKMEKSFAHRRREVVEDMPFIAEFKKRWPALFSEYQVNAEFTRITTIPLLSTFMAQLDHYSDKLLAVFKKKGGAAGRRINLTMVAMDQNLTIEVRRECILKALRIYLNEEPESLVRTHMDADVEAEREMQKVVLGIYAVKREGAEQADPYADVGILVEGCTVLQDLREVANGCAVLFGLIYCLNLSYPKDLRYTFEFLQKVVMGLDGKKLSNKVQVLKNKLHE from the exons ATGTCCGTTGAAACCATCGTCCCTGAAAAAATTG GTTGTGGATGTGGAGATGTAAACAGTGCTCGGAGTCTCTGTCCACAAG CTCAGGTTTCTGACATCCAGACACAAGAAGTAAAAACAGGAGTTTTTGAGCAGAGAACCAAGGAAGTTCACCAGCTTCATGTCAAATCAGCTCAAGAAAAAGGAATAAGCTGTTTTGGG aataaGCACAACATGGCTGCATCACTGAGAGTTGTACTTGGTGTTGACAATGCAGCAAAACTGACTTTGCCAAGGGGGATTCCAGTTTCAGTAGAAGATCTAATGGAAGAAATTAAAAGACAATTCAGCTTGCCTGGCAATTTCAGACTGCAGTACAGAGACATTGACTTCGATAATGAGTTTATCAACTTGACAGACATCTCAGAAATCAAAGACAAGAGCACTGTGAAAGTCATTCAATTAACACCTGAGTCAGACACCACCACATACCAACCTCTTTCACAGTGTTTAGATGAAAGTTCTGTGTCCACAGCATCAGACACGGATATACTTTCCTCCTCTGAATCTACATCTTCAGTTTCACTGAGGTCACAGCTGTGGCCGCAAAATTTCCCGATACCTCAGTTTAATTATGAGGTACAAATTCAATTGGAAAAGGCCAATAAAGCCTTCCTTGACAGTGGTACACTTCTAAGTCCAAGTCCCAAACTGAAGTCAGATATACTTGATGGTTTGGCATCAGAAAtagtaaaatataaagtttaTCCATCAAGTGCAGAGTTTGATGACGTCGCCCGGGCCCTGATAACCAAGTATCCTGCTTTAAAGGAGCAGGGTTCAGTTACAGGCTTCTATGGATGGAAGATTAGTTTAAAGTATAAAATGGCAAACTACCGCACAAGACTGAGAAACATTGGTTGCCCAGAGTTGAGCATCAATAGTGTCAAAGAAAAGCGAGGTGCCACGGGTCAAAGTCCAAACCAGGTGAAGAAGCCAAAAAAAGCAGAGGTCAACTTCTGCCCTGATTACCCAGCAGGTGAAACCAGAGAAAGCCTTGAAAAAGAAAGGGAAGAACTTACACTTGAGGTAAAGAAGAGGAACAACTACCAGCTAATCAACTACAAGATGGAGAAAAGCTTCGCCCATAGGAGACGAGAAGTAGTTGAAGATATGCCCTTCATCGCAGAGTTTAAGAAGAGATGGCCAGCTCTGTTTTCCGAGTATCAG GTAAATGCAGAGTTTACCCGAATTACCACCATTCCTTTGCTGTCAACCTTCATGGCTCAACTGGATCATTACTCTGACAAACTGTTGGCAGTCTTCAAAAAGAAGGGAGGAGCAGCAGGACGCAGGATTAACCTGACCATGGTAGCCATGGACCAG AATCTGACCATTGAAGTAAGACGCGAGTGCATTCTGAAAGCCTTACGCATCTACTTGAATGAAGAACCTGAGAGCCTTGTAAGGACCCATATG GATGCTGATGTTGAGGCAGAGCGAGAAATGCAGAAAGTTGTTTTGGGCATCTACGCTGTGAAAAGAGAGGGAGCAGAGCAAGCAGATCCATACGCGGATGTTGGCATCCTTGTTGAGGGATGTACAGTGCTTCAAGACCTGAGGGAGGTGGCAAATGGCTGCGCAGTGCTGTTTGGCTTGATTTACTGTTTAAACTTGAGCTATCCCAAGGACCTTCGATACACTTTTGAGTTTCTTCAAAAAGTGGTGATGGGATTGGATGGGAAAAAGCTCTCAAATAAGGTTCAAGTCCTCAAAAACAAACTGCATGAGTAA